One part of the Oceanidesulfovibrio indonesiensis genome encodes these proteins:
- a CDS encoding O-antigen ligase family protein: MASPRTRFRPTDIALVLIVLTLGMVQLAFGGVFVWGYARMSAMLLGLAIIFMLVRLARLCLSREPLHLPPAVFLVPFLLLALGFVQLVPLPQWLVGLLSPSRAEQLAQLVQIGAVAPDSWLTISVSPHATWLWLSKLASYIAAFLLFLYCLQGRKRVIAAVVVLASLAVLQVFYGSMQAYSHTPRIWWWVKDLHESFVSGTYFNRNHFAGFLEMVLPLWLGFTFWVIHVHSERRLPRKVMEATEGRVRKKRVRTKSLRPYSWHRENWRQKLISFAARLERWARPAACYTVAVVLFVGLLLTGSRGGIIAFFLSLGIMAVLLLFIKKFSVASKALAVLVTVGLVLGLSVGLEQTLVRFEDEEGLHHRIDISRSVLPLVHEYAVTGAGLGNFNEAYFKHSLPRYGGRIELVYAHNDWLQIAAEAGVPGLLVAVGGFSLLLAWAFGKWRTRQDVFITSIGLGLLAGLISIGLHSFSDFNMQIPANALTFSIAMALLAAVLTMRHTRYGMVVEFWNEGIVVHNRAAAAVVLVLGLVVGGVLLNKSMSHAIAENICATERNPMKRIASRCGFDEAFAALDFNPGDPALWAKLATIYQNQNAQSRALRSLHAQKAAEGFTKALARDPVNGRLWLYLGESHIKRFIVLGEPDDLARAENAFVQALHHRPNDAQLLSRLAEHRLWLATLMPEGPLRRQLHHDGIVFARRSLECWRWDWREVMPMVVRYTQDPADLARIIPEYEDPGGKIVRYLEKMNIRFAPGTFDWGNQTESE, translated from the coding sequence ATGGCAAGTCCGCGCACACGATTCCGACCGACGGACATCGCTCTCGTCCTCATCGTGCTTACCCTGGGCATGGTGCAGCTTGCTTTCGGCGGCGTATTCGTCTGGGGCTACGCCCGCATGTCCGCGATGTTGCTGGGGCTCGCCATCATATTCATGCTGGTCCGGCTCGCGCGGCTTTGCCTCTCCAGGGAACCGCTGCACCTGCCTCCGGCGGTGTTTCTCGTTCCGTTTCTGTTGCTGGCGTTGGGGTTCGTGCAGCTCGTGCCGCTGCCGCAATGGCTCGTGGGCCTGCTTTCCCCCTCGCGCGCAGAACAACTCGCACAGCTGGTGCAGATAGGCGCCGTAGCTCCGGACAGCTGGCTCACCATCTCAGTCTCGCCCCACGCCACGTGGTTGTGGCTGTCCAAGCTGGCCTCGTACATAGCCGCGTTCCTGTTGTTCCTTTACTGCCTGCAGGGCCGCAAGCGTGTAATCGCCGCCGTCGTCGTGCTCGCCTCCCTTGCCGTGCTTCAGGTGTTCTACGGCTCCATGCAGGCGTACTCGCATACCCCGCGCATCTGGTGGTGGGTAAAGGATCTGCATGAATCCTTTGTGAGCGGCACGTACTTCAACCGCAACCATTTTGCCGGATTTCTGGAGATGGTGCTGCCGCTGTGGCTGGGCTTCACGTTCTGGGTGATTCACGTGCATTCCGAGCGCAGGCTGCCGCGAAAGGTGATGGAAGCAACGGAAGGCCGGGTCAGGAAAAAGCGCGTCCGGACCAAGTCCTTACGGCCATACTCCTGGCACCGGGAGAACTGGCGCCAGAAACTCATATCCTTTGCCGCCCGGTTGGAGCGCTGGGCCCGCCCCGCTGCCTGCTACACGGTGGCCGTGGTCCTGTTCGTCGGCCTGCTGCTCACAGGTTCGCGCGGCGGCATCATCGCGTTTTTCCTGAGCCTGGGCATCATGGCGGTGCTCCTGCTGTTCATCAAGAAGTTCAGCGTGGCGAGCAAGGCGCTGGCCGTGCTCGTGACCGTCGGCCTGGTGCTGGGGCTGAGCGTCGGCCTGGAGCAGACTTTGGTCCGTTTCGAGGACGAGGAAGGGCTCCACCACCGCATCGACATCAGCCGCTCGGTGTTGCCTCTGGTTCATGAGTATGCCGTGACCGGCGCCGGGCTCGGCAATTTCAATGAAGCCTACTTCAAGCACAGCCTGCCGCGCTACGGCGGCCGCATCGAACTGGTATACGCGCACAACGACTGGCTGCAGATCGCGGCCGAGGCGGGCGTGCCCGGTCTCCTCGTAGCTGTGGGAGGGTTCTCCCTGTTGCTGGCCTGGGCGTTCGGCAAATGGCGGACGCGGCAGGATGTCTTCATCACGAGCATCGGCCTCGGGCTTCTCGCCGGCCTCATAAGCATCGGCCTGCATTCGTTCTCCGACTTCAACATGCAGATACCGGCCAATGCCCTGACCTTCTCCATCGCCATGGCGCTGCTGGCCGCGGTGCTCACCATGCGCCACACCAGATACGGCATGGTTGTGGAGTTCTGGAATGAAGGAATCGTTGTGCACAACAGGGCTGCGGCGGCAGTCGTGCTCGTGCTCGGTCTTGTAGTGGGCGGCGTGCTGCTGAACAAATCCATGAGCCACGCCATTGCCGAGAACATCTGCGCCACGGAGCGCAACCCCATGAAGCGGATTGCGAGCCGGTGCGGCTTCGACGAGGCCTTTGCCGCGCTGGACTTCAATCCGGGCGACCCGGCGCTTTGGGCCAAGCTCGCAACCATCTACCAGAATCAGAACGCCCAGAGCCGGGCGCTGCGGTCCCTGCATGCGCAGAAAGCTGCCGAGGGATTCACAAAGGCGCTGGCCCGCGACCCGGTGAACGGCAGGCTGTGGCTGTATCTCGGGGAAAGCCACATCAAGCGGTTCATTGTGCTGGGGGAGCCCGATGATCTGGCCAGGGCGGAAAACGCGTTCGTCCAGGCTTTGCACCACCGGCCCAATGATGCACAATTGCTCAGCCGCCTGGCCGAGCATCGTCTGTGGCTGGCGACGCTGATGCCGGAGGGGCCGCTGCGCAGGCAGCTGCACCATGACGGCATCGTGTTCGCCCGCCGCTCGCTCGAATGCTGGCGGTGGGACTGGCGCGAGGTCATGCCCATGGTGGTCCGCTACACGCAGGATCCCGCGGATCTTGCGAGGATCATACCGGAATACGAGGATCCAGGCGGGAAAATCGTCCGCTATCTCGAAAAAATGAACATCCGCTTTGCTCCGGGCACATTCGATTGGGGCAATCAGACCGAGAGTGAGTGA